TTCTAATGAACTTGTGTTAATTGTATAATCTAACAGTCTGTATGGACCATCTACCTCTAGATACTCACTATTAAATGTTGAAAATATATATTCAGGTGATAACTCATTTCCTGTTTTATCAGTTATTTTTTGAATTATTTGACTAAATTCAGGATGCATTGACTTTGGAAGTTTATATCCATAACTATTCTCAAGAACAAAAGCTACACCACCCTTACCTGATTGTGAATTAATACGGATTATCTCCTCGTATACCCTGTTTAAATCAGAGGGATCTATAGGTAGATATGGAACTTCCCATATATGACTATCCGAATTATTATGGGCTTCTAGACCCTTTTTAATAGCATCCTGGTGGGAACCTGAAAATGCTGTGTAGACTAAATTCCCAGCCCATGGGTGTCTAGGACCAACCGTCATTCTTGTACATCTTGAATAGATCTCAACTATTTTATCAATATTGGAAAAATCAAGCTTAGGATCTATACCCTGGGTGTAAAAGTTCATTCCTAAATTGATAATATCAACATTTCCAGTCCTCTCACCGTTTCCAAATAGTGTACCCTCTACCCTATCTGCACCAGCTAACAAGCCTAGTTCAGTTGCTGCTGTTGCTGTTCCCCTATCATTATGGGCATGAAGACTAATTATAACACTATCCCTATCTTTTATATTTTTACAAAACCACTCAATTTGATCAGCGTGTACGTTGGCTGTTGACATCTCAACTGTTCCTGGTAAATTTAGTATTAGTTTATTAGTAGGTGTAGGTTTTATTACATCCATTACAGCTTCACAAATATCCTTTGCATAATCTAATTCTGTTCCAGTAAAACTTTCTGGGGAGTATTCATATCTAATGTTTCCAGAAAAATTCTTTGACATCTCTTTAATTAATTTTGCTCCAGAGACAGCAATCTCTTTTATTTCATCCTTACTCTTTTTAAATACAACTTTCCGTTGTAAAGTTGATGTTGAGTTATAAAAGTGAACAATAGCATTTTTAACACCTTCTAACGCTTCAAAGGATCTTTTTATTAAGTGATCTCTAGATTGAGTTAAAATTTGAATATGTACATCATCTGGTATTAGATTATCATCTACTAGCTTTCTTAAGAAATTAAACTCTGTTTCAGACGCTGATGGGAATCCAACTTCAATCTCTTTAAATCCCATTTCCACTAAAAGATTAAAGAACTCTACTTTCTCATTTATACTCATAGGAATAGGTAGAGATTGATTCCCATCCCTAAGATCTACACTACACCAGAGAGGAGCCCTATCCAATTTTTTAGACGGCCATTCTCTATTATCCAACTTTACTGGTGGATACTGTTTATATTTTGTATAGTCCATTTTCCCCTCCTTGGTTGCATAGGCGAGCAGTAATTTTTATTACGACCCCAAAAGTATATCTTTGTTACAAATTGTAATTTTAAGCATTACAATCCTTTAAGAATACTTAAGTAACTTTACTAATTATTCAGAGTGTTTTCAAGATTAAAGCAAAAAAAAGACTGCATAAATGCAGTCTTTATCTATATTGGGTGAATTATTTTGGGAGGGCTAGTAAAACCCTTATTAGTTCTTTGTATAGTTCTTCCATTAACTCACCTATTATGCTTAAACTTTATTATATATATTAAAACTATCCCTTAATTGCTCCTCCAACTACACCTTTAGTTATATGCTTATTAAAAATTGCATATAAAATTATCATAGGTACAATTGAAATTACTAAACCGGCCATTTGTAAGTGATACTCTGGAGTCCTAGGGTTAGCAAATGCAATAATCGTAGGTGGTAATGCCTTAGTAAATCTATTTGATAATATAAATCCAAGTAAAAATTCGTTCCAAGTACCAAGAGCAGTAATTATAGCAACAGTTGCCATTACAGGTTTTGTCATTGGTAATATAATGTGGAAAAATGTTAAAAATCTTCCAGCTCCATCAATCTGAGCAGATTCAACTAGAGAGTCTGGTAAACCTTTAATAAAGTCAGTAGCCATAAATACAGCCATAGGCATACCAACGGCAGAGTAAGTTAAAATAATTCCTAATCTAGCATTGTCTCCTGTTAAACCAGCGGATCTTAACATTAAAAACAGTGGTATTAAAACAGACTGTGTAGATATTAGTATACCTAATCCAACAGCAGATTTTAAAATAAGTGTAAGTCTTTTAAATGGGGATTTAGCAAATACATAAGCTGCCATCATAGAGCCCATAACAACAATAATAAGTGTAAATACAAGATATATAGTAGAGTTTAAATAACCTAAACCAATATTACCAACTTCCCATGCTTCTGAAAAGTTTCCCCACTGTATTACTTCCGGGAAAGCTAAAGGTGCATTCTGAATCTCCTGTTTTGTTTTAAGAGATGAGTAACCAAGCCAAAATAAAGGATAAGTGGTAAATAATACAAAAGCTATAAAAATTGCATTTATTCCTATTTTTGTTGGGATTGTTTGTTTATTTATCTGATTTGAGTTTTTCACCTTAAGCCTCCTGAAGTGGGTCGAGTTTTTTACCTGCCCAGTTTGATATAGCAATAAGAACTAAACTTATTGATACAATTATCACAGAAACTGCGGATCCAAATGCCATTTTATATGCTTTAAAACCTCTATGATACATATAAGTAGCCAAAACAATATTATTATTACCAAGCCCTTTACCATCATTTGGTGCCATTGCATAGATTAAATCGAAACTCTTTAACGATCCAGCAATAGCTAGAATTGAATTAATAATTATTATTCCAGATAGTGCAGGAGCTATTATTCTAGCAAAAATCTGCATCTCAGATGCACCATCAATAGAAGCAGCTTCAACTATCCCACCATCTAATTTTTGCATATTAGCTAAAAACATTAACATATAAAAACCAGTATATATAAATAACATACCAATCAGTATAGGAATCATAGCCTGCCCTGGCTCTAAGAACCATCTAAAAGTAAATTTAGGGTCATTTGTAATAAGTCTTACAAGCCCTGTAGCAGCACCTCTTATATCAAAGAAACTTTGAAAGATTCGTCCAATAACTACTGTAGATATAACTTGAGGCATAAAAACCATAGCCTGATAAAAACCAGGAGCTTTAACCATATTTCTAAATAAGAAATAAGCTAATAATAGACCAAGAGGTATTTGACCAAAAACAGATAGAGCAACAACTAACATATTGTTTTTAAAACCAAGCCAAAATACAGGATCTGAAAAGATTACTTTAAAATTATCAAATCCAATAAAACCCCACTCCTGATTAGGTCTAAAGTCATTGTTTGTAAAGGCTATACCTAAACTAGCTAATATAGGCCCTGCAATAATTGCCAAGTAAAGCACCATGCAAGGAGCTACCATAACTATGTAGAATAGAAGGTCCCCTCTTTTACGTAATTTGTTTTTCACTATACTCTCCCATAGACAAAAGAAGTACAGAGATCTCCTTTTAATAAAAATCCTGTACTTCTTTTTTTAAATATTTTTATACTAATTAAAACTAGTTTGCTTCGTAGATAGCCTGTGTCTCTTCAGCTAACTGCATAGGAGTTTTAGTTCCTAACCAGATTTCAATTATACCGTCACAGTAGTGACCATTTGTAGTACCATCGATATAGTCACCAACAGTATCAGTAATTTGACTTAAGCTAGCAATATATTCAGCAGCTGGCTCAGTTCCTTCTTTGTAAACAATATCACCTTTTACTTTAAATGTTGGTACAGCACCAGAGTATAATGCTCTTACAATAGAAGCATCTTCTCCAGTCATATATTGTAATAATTTAGTTGCAGCAGCTTTTCTTGCTGGATCTAAAGTAGCAGACTTCATGATAGAGTAACCAGCAGAATAACCACCGTTTCCTGAACCTGGAGCAACTTCACCTGGTACAGCAAAGAATTTGTTCCATGTAAAGTTAGGAAGAGTTACTTGAGCAGCTCTCCAACCACCATCAATAAAGTATAAAGCTTCGTTGTTATTAAACTGAGCTAAAGATACACCGTAGTCTGCTTGTAATGTATCTTCTGTTACAAGACCATCATCGTACATTTTCTTAATAAATTCAAATGCTTTTACAGTAGGCTCATCAGTAAACTTAGCTTTTTTAGCAATTAAGTCTTTAGCGTGTTGAGCTCCACCAAATCGACCAACTAATACAGAGTATACAAAAGTATTGTGAGCCCATGCTGTAGCACCTGGGTAAGCTAATGCAAATTTACCAGCAGCTTTAGCAATTTCGTTTTGAGCTAACATCTCTTCATAAGTTTTAGCAACAGTTAAACCTAACTCTTTTAATAAGTCATCGTTAGAGTACATAACTGTATGAGCACCTTTTGATACAGGAATTGAAAATAATTCACCATTAGCACCACCACCAATTAAAGCAGCAGGATCATATTGTGTTGCATCAACAAATTGTAATTGATCAATCTCTTCACCAGCATCTTTAACAGGTTGATGTCTTGAACCACCATTCCACATATATGCAAGATCTAATTGCTCACCACCAGCTAACATAGCTTGTAATTTTTGGTGATATAACTCGTCGTATTGCATATCCCATTCAACTTCAATCTCAGGGTTTGCAGCGATAAAGTTCTCAATATTAATTTGAAACTGCTTACCATCAGGAGTACTTGCGTCCCCATAACCTAAAACAACTAATTTTACTTTTTCAGATGTTTCTGCATTGTTACTTGCAAAAGCACTTCCAACTGTTAATAAAGCAACCATTAACATTAAAACAACATT
Above is a genomic segment from Thiospirochaeta perfilievii containing:
- the leuA gene encoding 2-isopropylmalate synthase, with protein sequence MDYTKYKQYPPVKLDNREWPSKKLDRAPLWCSVDLRDGNQSLPIPMSINEKVEFFNLLVEMGFKEIEVGFPSASETEFNFLRKLVDDNLIPDDVHIQILTQSRDHLIKRSFEALEGVKNAIVHFYNSTSTLQRKVVFKKSKDEIKEIAVSGAKLIKEMSKNFSGNIRYEYSPESFTGTELDYAKDICEAVMDVIKPTPTNKLILNLPGTVEMSTANVHADQIEWFCKNIKDRDSVIISLHAHNDRGTATAATELGLLAGADRVEGTLFGNGERTGNVDIINLGMNFYTQGIDPKLDFSNIDKIVEIYSRCTRMTVGPRHPWAGNLVYTAFSGSHQDAIKKGLEAHNNSDSHIWEVPYLPIDPSDLNRVYEEIIRINSQSGKGGVAFVLENSYGYKLPKSMHPEFSQIIQKITDKTGNELSPEYIFSTFNSEYLEVDGPYRLLDYTINTSSLETKISAKLEYKTDKIDISSFGNGPIDAFFNAVKKVISSDIKFHDYSEHSLTEGADSKAVAYIGMEVKGQIIFGVGIDSSINTASIKALLCALNRVE
- a CDS encoding carbohydrate ABC transporter permease, which gives rise to MKNSNQINKQTIPTKIGINAIFIAFVLFTTYPLFWLGYSSLKTKQEIQNAPLAFPEVIQWGNFSEAWEVGNIGLGYLNSTIYLVFTLIIVVMGSMMAAYVFAKSPFKRLTLILKSAVGLGILISTQSVLIPLFLMLRSAGLTGDNARLGIILTYSAVGMPMAVFMATDFIKGLPDSLVESAQIDGAGRFLTFFHIILPMTKPVMATVAIITALGTWNEFLLGFILSNRFTKALPPTIIAFANPRTPEYHLQMAGLVISIVPMIILYAIFNKHITKGVVGGAIKG
- a CDS encoding carbohydrate ABC transporter permease — translated: MKNKLRKRGDLLFYIVMVAPCMVLYLAIIAGPILASLGIAFTNNDFRPNQEWGFIGFDNFKVIFSDPVFWLGFKNNMLVVALSVFGQIPLGLLLAYFLFRNMVKAPGFYQAMVFMPQVISTVVIGRIFQSFFDIRGAATGLVRLITNDPKFTFRWFLEPGQAMIPILIGMLFIYTGFYMLMFLANMQKLDGGIVEAASIDGASEMQIFARIIAPALSGIIIINSILAIAGSLKSFDLIYAMAPNDGKGLGNNNIVLATYMYHRGFKAYKMAFGSAVSVIIVSISLVLIAISNWAGKKLDPLQEA
- a CDS encoding ABC transporter substrate-binding protein produces the protein MKIRNVVLMLMVALLTVGSAFASNNAETSEKVKLVVLGYGDASTPDGKQFQINIENFIAANPEIEVEWDMQYDELYHQKLQAMLAGGEQLDLAYMWNGGSRHQPVKDAGEEIDQLQFVDATQYDPAALIGGGANGELFSIPVSKGAHTVMYSNDDLLKELGLTVAKTYEEMLAQNEIAKAAGKFALAYPGATAWAHNTFVYSVLVGRFGGAQHAKDLIAKKAKFTDEPTVKAFEFIKKMYDDGLVTEDTLQADYGVSLAQFNNNEALYFIDGGWRAAQVTLPNFTWNKFFAVPGEVAPGSGNGGYSAGYSIMKSATLDPARKAAATKLLQYMTGEDASIVRALYSGAVPTFKVKGDIVYKEGTEPAAEYIASLSQITDTVGDYIDGTTNGHYCDGIIEIWLGTKTPMQLAEETQAIYEAN